The following DNA comes from Rosa rugosa chromosome 5, drRosRugo1.1, whole genome shotgun sequence.
CACATTAAAAAGAACATCAACCGGCTGGCTCCAGCTGCAGCAATCTTCTGAACATCAAACACCTTCTTCTTGCTTCCATTCTCATCACTATCCTCGGCCATTCCAGAGTTCAGCAAGTTTCATTTTAGATAATTCCAAACCAACAAAGGAATAAGAATCTAAAACAGAAAAAGTAGCTACCAGGAGACTCCAGCAGAATGGTTGAAAGCATCACAGTCCTCCTTGCTCGCATTAAGAACTTTGTCCACATTTGTTGCTTTTGGTTCAACCTTCCTTTTCAGCAGCAACCTTCAAAAGTCAACAAATGGGATCCAGAACATAAAATCAGTCATGAAAACACAAAGGCAAACTCAGAAATTAGGCTAAATTATAGTACAGATTTTGCTCTCACATCATAAAGAACATTAACCAGGATCCATGAGCATTGAAGTCTTTCTTGCTTCCCTCCTTATCCTTTTGGTTGTGAGCATTGAAGTCATTCTTCTTGCTTGCACAGTGGCGTTCCTTCTCAGCCTTACACTTGTGAGAATCGAATTCCTTGTTGTAAGCAACCTTTCCATTCCCTCCATGCATGTTAGTAGGAAGCTTAAAAATAGCAAACAAGCTCAGTCAGCAAGGCTTGATATATAGAACGTGGTATTTAAATCAAACTGCATGTTTCAGTATGGAAATCTTAAGCTAGCTACTGGTTTATTATGCGAGAAAGACCAGATATGGGATGCACAGTTGTAAAAGCAGTATTGGCATTCAACTGTACTTGGCATGGCATTGCAGCAGTTCAAAACCCACAATTATCACTTCTTCAGTAACATTCTTCTTAATGGTGTATAATTTCTCTGTTAATCAAACTAAATGATATGCAAGATGACTGAAAATCACAGTAAATGTATACTTAACATTTCACTACTCAAATGCCAGACTTCTAGTGAAAGACCACAACAGAGTTTTGCACAGTGATGCCATGATTTCCAGTATGCTAAGACAATCACAACTTAAGGAGAGAGACAAACCTGTGTAGTTATGCAGTGTGTGTGCGCAAGCTGTGTTTTCCCAGACCTGAAATCAGAGTTTAGGTTTAATACAAGCAATGGACAGCAGTGATACTCAAAGAAATATTTCGGATTATGGACACCAGTGCTCACCTAAATTCCCCAAAGGCTTCTGTGATTGCTCGAGTTTCAATCCCACCTGCTATTTATTAACACAGAATCAAATGAAAATAAACTACTGAGTATGATAAAGGTTAGATTGAAAAACTAATAGCAAAAGATTACCGCCTAATAGTTCATCAAGTGCTTGGCTCTCAGTTGTAATGCGAATCACAGACTTCCTCTATACACCAAAACAAAAGTCAACTTCTGAGGTTCACATTCATACCCACAGTAACTAACTTTCAAGACTGCATTACTTAAGCCAGCTTAAAACCACAAACAACTTCAAACTTACTCTGGTTAGAGCATCACTCCCATTACTATATCCAAAgttctgaaaaagaaaaaacagtaATGAAAACTGAGAAGAAACTATCACTCGAAAAACTTCTGAAAATCCAGATGAAAATTTCAGATTATGGCAAGGTAAAGCACTAACCACTATCTTCTCAGCAGCTTCACAAATCTTATCAACTTTGGCCTCAGATAAACCTTTAATTCCAGTCAAGTTCTGCCAAACAACAACCACGTACAGTAAGGAAATCTAACTTGAACATTTACGGTTTCGAAAAATTAGAGGTGAAATTCGCTATACCTTCTCGGTGTGCATCATCAAACCATTGCAAGTGTAGATCCCTGCGTCCTGAAGCTTCTTAACATCTCCGGCATTGATTCCCTGAGCAATCACTGCACTCAAAAACTCATTGCTCCATTACAACTCCGATTTAGTCACTTCCGAAGCAAATTTCGCTTACAATCTTAAGTCTAATCTGAAAATCGTGACCAAACCACACTCGACTTCTACGAAACCAGAAAAACTAAGCAAATCCATCGGAAATTTGAAAATTGACTGAAAATCCAGTTAGCGAAGCAGTTTTGTGATCAAGCAAATCAAGCGATCGAGCTTGAGAGCATAAATATTAGCATAGATCGATGAAGCAAAGCGAAACGAGAGAAATCGAGAATTGAAGTATGTGAACGGAAATTGGAAATTGAATAGGAGCGAAGGTCGTGAAGCTTACGCTTATCGATCACTTGGAAGAGGTCGTCTTCGTCGTCGATGTCCTGGCGTTTGACGAGCTGTAGCTGGCTTTGATCTTCGGCTCTGAAGACCATCGCAGAGAAACGAAAGGTTATTTCAAAGTGAAAAATAAGGCTATACGATCCGGATTAAAGCAAACAGAGAGAGGAGTTAGCAAATCTGTGACTTACTTCATCTTCGCTCTCGGTTAGCTTGACGAAATGCAGAAGCTCGGTGGCTCCGGGAGAATGGAAATCGTCGAGAGAGaccagagaggagagagagagagagatctgagtatttgaaatttgaaatttgaagggGCTTAATATATAGGGCGGGACTGGAGAGCAAACTTACGCGGTCCGTCTTGTCTTTTGTGCCATGACGCGTAATTAGTTGAGTGGCTGCAGCCAAACCCAAAACAGCTAGAAATATATTAGTAGGTGTTGAATCTATAAATCTTCGGTGTTCCGCGGTTGGCTGAAGGCTTCGATTTTGTTCTCGGCAACCCAAGTTCGAAACTTGGTACTTTTTCGTTGTACTTACATTATtggtttttttccttcttttttcttttcagttttacttccttttatgggttcttttttcttttttctttctgttttacttcatattttgtttaactattttattttctatttagaTATAACTCATACCCATACAACaagttttatattttttttcccaatATGGCTGGCAATGGATAAACCAGTCATTAAACCCCATGCCTCAGCTTTAAGCACTTCACCATTGCCCAGATTTCTCATAAAGCCATAGGTCCAGTTTCCATCATTGTCTCTTATAACTCCTCCAGCACCAATCAACCCACTATGGGTTCTAGAACCATCAACATTCAATTTGAAATGACCAGGAGAGGGTTTCAGCCAGCTTAGCATTTCAGTTCTCATAATAGAGTTGCCTCTGGGTTTCATGTTACCATTAGCCCATTCACTAATGTAATGAATTATTACAGAAGCAGCGTTGTGAGGTTTCTGAAAATTAGTATCAAAGATGCTTTTATTGCGCCATTTCCAAATAAACCAGCAAATATAAATGAAGAGCTGAGACCATTGAAAACCAAGGAATGTGCAATTCTTCTGCAACAAATTTGCTGCAATCCAATCATCCCAGTCCAGTCTAAAGGCTCTAGCCATAGTGACAGGCATACCAATCTCATTCCATATAGTAGAAGCTTTAGGACAGATTTTAAATAAGTGAAGAAGAGTCTCAGACTCACCAGGTCAGTGAATACAACTTGGGTCATTAGTGAGATGTCTATGAGCACGATGCGCATTGGTAAGCAACCTTTTCTTGGCCAGTAACCAAGCAAAAATCTTCAATTTTGGATGTATATTAATTTAAGCTCCAGATACACTTCCATATACCATCACCAGGTTGATAATGATCACCAATGCTGCTAAAAGCACTCTTCACAGTAAAGTTTCCATCAGATGTGTGCTTCCATATTATTTTATCGGGCTTACCACCAAAGTTATCAATGGGAATAGATATGATTTTAGCCGCAATTTCAGGAGGCAAGCAAGCGAAAAGCATGGTAATATCCCAATCCTTTCCCTCCCAGAAATCTTGAACAAGCAAACTAGGGTCAACCATAGAAGGATCAACTGCGAGATCAGATAAAACTCCACATTCAGACCAATAATCAGTCCAGAAATATGCAGTCCCTCCGTCCCCAATTCTCCAAGTAACCCCTTTTCTTAAGAGATCAGCTCTAGAGCAAATACTGCGCCAAGTAGCAGAACAATTGGCAGGGTGTTTATAGTTATTGCTTAGCAGATCATCATGCTTTAAGTacttagctatatatatatcacaccATAATCCTTCATCCTTTTGAAGAAGTCTCCAACTAACTTTTGCTAGCAGTGCTTGGTTCATCTCAGCAGTCTTCTTAATGCCTAAGGCACCCCTAATTTTAGGCATACAAACATTATCCCAATTCACCAAGTGTACCGTCTTCCTGCCATCACAGTCACCCCAAAGAAAATCTCTGTTTAATTTATCCAAACTATCACAGGTAGAAATAGGGATTTTGGCTGTCTGCATGGTGTAAATGGGAATAGAAGCAGTCACAGAATTAATTAAAGTGAGTCTACCAGCCATGCTAAGAGTTTTGCATTTCCAACCAGCAAGCCTACTATGAACCTTGTCGACCATTTCAGAATAAGTGTGCTTCGTAAGTCTAGAATGGAGAAGGGGCATCCCAAGATACTTACCCAAGTCCTTGGTGAGAGGGGATCCACAAGTTCTACTAATGGATTTAGCAAGATTATTTCTGACATTAGGAGAAACATAAATTTTTgatttctcaaaattaaccGTTTGTCCAGAGAGGCTGCAAAATAAGTCCATGCATTTCTTGAGAACTTTTGCCTGAGTAGTGGAAGCTTCTGCAAAGAGAATTATgtcatctgcaaagaaaagaTGGGAAACAAGAGGTCCAGATTGCGAAGATTGAATTGGCTTCCATTGTCCAACCTCAGTAGCAGAATGAATCAAATGCGATAACTTTTCCATACAGAGAACAAATATGTAAGGAGATAGGGGGTCACCTTGCCTAACTCCCCTACCAGCCGAAAATTTATCAGATAAATCACCATTGAGAATCACTTGAAAACTAGGAGAAGTGATACAATGCATTATAAGTTTAGTCAATTGATCAGGAATCTGAAGTTCATAGAGAACCTGGTTAATGAAGTTCCAATTCAACTTATCGTAAGCTTTAGACAGATCAATTTTCCACACCAGAAAGCCTTTTTTCCCCTTGGCATACCTGCACTTATGAAGAATCTCCTGCGTAACCATAACATTGTCTGAAATATGCCTACCAGGAACAAAACTCACTTGATTTGGACTTATCCACTTCTTTAGGAAAGGTCGGATTCTAGAAACAATAATCTTGGTAATGATCTTGTACACTGTACAACAAAGACTAATTGGCCTAAAGAGATGCATATGTTTAGGTCCTTGAACTTTTGGAACCAAAGTAATCAACGTATGATTTAAACCCTCAGGAATTCTACCCTCAATAAACGCATTAGTAACAATTTTTATAACTTCCACTTTGCAGAGCTCCCAATGATTTTGAAAGAATAAAGCGGGGAACCCATCAAACCCAGGAGCTTTCATACCACCGATTGAAAATAAAGCAGACCTTATTTCCTGATAGCAAACAGGAGCAGCTAACTCTTTGATGTTAGTTAATTCAACGGTAGGGAAGAGATTAGGAATGGTAAAACGCAGGTCTGGAACTTCTTCAATAGTAAAGAGATTTTGAAAAAAGGATTTAGCAATATTCTTCATCACTGCAGGGTTCTCACTCCAAGTACCATCTTCGGCAAAAAGACCATccacttttttcttcttcttctcaccaTTGTAGTAATGTGAAAAAATTTGGTATTCCTGTCACCATGTTGAATCCATTTATCTCTGGATTTCTGTTTCCATAACAAAGCTTCCTAATCTCTAACTAGTTCATATTGCTTAATGAGATCTCTTTCCAAATTTTACAGAAAGGGATTCTCATGTAAGCAAAGCTGCTTCTGAATGCCAGCAATTCGAGCAAGTAGCCGTCTCTTTTTTCTAAAAACATTACCAAAAATATCTCTATTCCAAGTAGACAAATTAGTAGCAAGTCCTTTAGTTTTTTCCAACAAGCTACCAGCAGTGTTATTCCAAGCACTAGTAACAAACTCCTTATACTCTTCATGTTGCATCCACATAGCTTGAAATCTGAAAGGGG
Coding sequences within:
- the LOC133712428 gene encoding uncharacterized protein LOC133712428 isoform X1, translating into MKAEDQSQLQLVKRQDIDDEDDLFQVIDKLIAQGINAGDVKKLQDAGIYTCNGLMMHTEKNLTGIKGLSEAKVDKICEAAEKIVNFGYSNGSDALTRRKSVIRITTESQALDELLGAGGIETRAITEAFGEFRSGKTQLAHTHCITTQLPTNMHGGNGKVAYNKEFDSHKCKAEKERHCASKKNDFNAHNQKDKEGSKKDFNAHGSWLMFFMMLLLKRKVEPKATNVDKVLNASKEDCDAFNHSAGVSCDENGSKKKVFDVQKIAAAGASRLMFFLMLLLFTLPLADSQNVEHLRLALTNPNAYCSLSACVAPIPQSFTLHGLWDQNFVKISGITPLKSIHLRGVSTQDLLTYWPDLSADRAIHGRINCFSFWRHEWGSHGAHICARFGCRRIDYFNWSLKLASQCINDLEALFAKYGIIRDGKTMYDPRYVRSIIFRELEVHVLVICKPLRDSYILFEIHFCLDMTLDFADCTNWYREDASYVECYGESNNLQPIVFPSNPLPLEEPSEPREEL
- the LOC133712428 gene encoding uncharacterized protein LOC133712428 isoform X2, translating into MKAEDQSQLQLVKRQDIDDEDDLFQVIDKLIAQGINAGDVKKLQDAGIYTCNGLMMHTEKNLTGIKGLSEAKVDKICEAAEKIVNFGYSNGSDALTRRKSVIRITTESQALDELLGGGIETRAITEAFGEFRSGKTQLAHTHCITTQLPTNMHGGNGKVAYNKEFDSHKCKAEKERHCASKKNDFNAHNQKDKEGSKKDFNAHGSWLMFFMMLLLKRKVEPKATNVDKVLNASKEDCDAFNHSAGVSCDENGSKKKVFDVQKIAAAGASRLMFFLMLLLFTLPLADSQNVEHLRLALTNPNAYCSLSACVAPIPQSFTLHGLWDQNFVKISGITPLKSIHLRGVSTQDLLTYWPDLSADRAIHGRINCFSFWRHEWGSHGAHICARFGCRRIDYFNWSLKLASQCINDLEALFAKYGIIRDGKTMYDPRYVRSIIFRELEVHVLVICKPLRDSYILFEIHFCLDMTLDFADCTNWYREDASYVECYGESNNLQPIVFPSNPLPLEEPSEPREEL
- the LOC133711840 gene encoding uncharacterized protein LOC133711840 — translated: MDNILFWNARGAGGGDFRYAIVDLVKMNNTDLLVICESRVQFSRAKDHLLNIGFTDYEIVEANGFSGGLWLLWNRTKFQIHMVDSNSQSITVKVSANGVSNWLFTGLYASPCSSTRQGLWSYLTAISKSTQLPWIIIGDFNELVSYSDKNGGSYAEKFGGLKTWVQNEAMIDMGYQGADYTWSNGRVKERLDRVFALNGRVDPPFRFQAMWMQHEEYKEFVTSAWNNTAGSLLEKTKGLATNLSTWNRDIFGNEYQIFSHYYNGEKKKKKVDGLFAEDGTWSENPAVMKNIAKSFFQNLFTIEEVPDLRFTIPNLFPTVELTNIKELAAPVCYQEIRSALFSIGGMKAPGFDGFPALFFQNHWELCKVEVIKIVTNAFIEGRIPEGLNHTLITLVPKVQGPKHMHLFRPISLCCTVYKIITKIIVSRIRPFLKKWISPNQVSFVPGRHISDNVMVTQEILHKCRYAKGKKGFLVWKIDLSKAYDKLNWNFINQVLYELQIPDQLTKLIMHCITSPSFQVILNGDLSDKFSAGRGVRQGDPLSPYIFVLCMEKLSHLIHSATEVGQWKPIQSSQSGPLVSHLFFADDIILFAEASTTQAKVLKKCMDLFCSLSGQTVNFEKSKIYVSPNVRNNLAKSISRTCGSPLTKDLGKYLGMPLLHSRLTKHTYSEMVDKVHSRLAGWKCKTLSMAGRLTLINSVTASIPIYTMQTAKIPISTCDSLDKLNRDFLWGDCDGRKTVHLVNWDNVCMPKIRGALGIKKTAEMNQALLAKVSWRLLQKDEGLWCDIYIAKYLKHDDLLSNNYKHPANCSATWRSICSRADLLRKGVTWRIGDGGTAYFWTDYWSECGVLSDLAVDPSMVDPSLLVQDFWEGKDWDITMLFACLPPEIAAKIISIPIDNFGGKPDKIIWKHTSDGNFTVKSAFSSIGDHYQPGDASTIWNEIGMPVTMARAFRLDWDDWIAANLLQKNCTFLGFQWSQLFIYICWFIWKWRNKSIFDTNFQKPHNAASVIIHYISEWANGNMKPRGNSIMRTEMLSWLKPSPGHFKLNVDGSRTHSGLIGAGGVIRDNDGNWTYGFMRNLGNGEVLKAEAWGLMTGLSIASHIGKKNIKLVVWV